In Thermodesulfovibrio thiophilus DSM 17215, a single genomic region encodes these proteins:
- a CDS encoding cysteine desulfurase family protein, producing MIYLDYNATTPLDPRVREEIIKAFDEFGNPSSIHAFGKKAKEIIELSRLKVAKLIQANPEEIIFTSGGTESNNLAIFGRALCYSSGHIITSCIEHPSVLNPCRQLERMGYNVTFLPVSQKGIVDPDDVKKALKKDTILVSIMHANNETGVIQPIREIGEILLEEEIPFHTDCAQSIGKIPVSVQALPVTMLTIAGHKFYASKGVGALYLKKDFFIKPLLIGASHEKGLRPGTENTSYIAGLGKACEIVSEEFSDTVEHLQHVTESLLHGLLDISEIKLNSEGVFRLPNTINISIKGIYADEFVERLAYKVAISAGSACHAGIRRASDVLVAMGLSEDEALSSVRISTGKFTTEDEIIQAQEIIKNEINKIIKFS from the coding sequence ATGATATACCTTGACTACAATGCAACAACTCCATTGGATCCGCGGGTAAGAGAGGAAATTATTAAGGCATTTGATGAATTTGGTAATCCTTCAAGTATTCATGCCTTTGGGAAAAAAGCAAAAGAGATAATTGAACTTTCAAGGCTGAAAGTGGCAAAACTTATTCAGGCAAATCCTGAGGAGATTATTTTTACATCTGGTGGTACAGAATCAAACAATCTTGCAATTTTTGGTAGAGCACTCTGTTACAGTTCAGGACACATAATAACATCCTGCATTGAACATCCTTCAGTTCTGAATCCATGCAGACAGCTTGAGCGTATGGGATATAATGTTACATTTCTGCCAGTAAGTCAAAAAGGCATCGTAGATCCTGATGATGTTAAAAAAGCATTGAAAAAAGATACAATCCTCGTTAGTATTATGCATGCAAATAATGAAACCGGTGTGATCCAGCCAATTAGAGAGATTGGAGAAATACTGTTGGAAGAAGAAATCCCTTTTCATACAGATTGTGCTCAGAGCATTGGAAAAATCCCTGTTTCAGTTCAGGCTCTTCCTGTTACAATGCTTACAATTGCAGGACATAAATTTTATGCTTCAAAGGGAGTTGGAGCACTTTATCTTAAAAAAGATTTTTTTATAAAACCATTACTTATAGGTGCATCCCATGAAAAAGGTTTAAGACCCGGTACAGAAAATACCTCATATATTGCTGGATTGGGGAAAGCATGTGAGATAGTGTCTGAAGAATTTAGTGATACAGTTGAACACCTTCAGCATGTGACAGAATCGTTGCTTCACGGACTTCTTGATATTTCAGAAATTAAGCTCAACTCTGAAGGAGTTTTTCGACTTCCAAATACTATAAATATTTCAATTAAAGGCATATATGCCGATGAGTTTGTTGAAAGACTGGCTTATAAAGTTGCCATTTCAGCAGGTTCAGCCTGTCATGCGGGAATAAGAAGAGCGAGCGATGTTTTAGTTGCAATGGGATTGTCTGAAGATGAAGCTTTATCATCAGTAAGAATCTCAACAGGAAAGTTTACTACAGAAGATGAGATTATACAGGCTCAGGAGATAATAAAAAATGAGATCAACAAGATTATAAAATTTTCCTGA
- a CDS encoding MBL fold metallo-hydrolase RNA specificity domain-containing protein: MKIHFFGATKTVTGSCFLLEADGHQILVDCGFFQEYDKEYLNYEPFPFNPKKLNLVLLTHAHLDHSALIPKLIKEGLRCKILTTPATRDLLEIMLFDALKVQKNENHKQILYDEEHVYKALRQTSTLPYHNEFNFKGIRIKFFDAGHILGAATVEITVNSKKIIFSGDIGRTGYPILRDPEPPAEANYIVLESTYGNRLHKSLQESITELIQAIKDTFKKGGNVIIPSFAIGRTQDLLYILNRSAKQGLLEPMDVYLDSPLAEEATKIYISHPELFDDEALREMRNPKRRSIRFHFTKSVEESKKLNGIKSHAIIIAGSGMCQGGRVAYHLSHNINREECSIVFVGFQAKGTLGRKIVDGEKEISIFGKRLPVRARIYTIGGFSAHADRNELLKWLEAVKTKPEIFLIHGEQEVIESFKQSIEEKYGLTCHVPERLSIYELG; the protein is encoded by the coding sequence ATGAAAATTCATTTTTTCGGAGCAACCAAAACTGTTACTGGTTCATGTTTCCTGCTTGAAGCAGATGGTCATCAAATTTTGGTTGACTGTGGATTTTTTCAAGAATACGATAAAGAGTACCTTAACTATGAGCCATTTCCTTTTAATCCAAAAAAATTAAACCTCGTTCTCCTTACACACGCTCATCTGGATCATTCTGCTCTGATTCCAAAGCTTATCAAGGAAGGGTTAAGATGTAAAATTTTAACCACTCCAGCCACCAGAGATCTGCTTGAAATAATGCTTTTTGATGCATTGAAGGTTCAGAAAAACGAAAATCATAAACAAATTCTTTACGACGAAGAACACGTTTACAAAGCATTAAGACAGACATCAACTCTGCCATATCATAATGAATTTAATTTCAAGGGGATCAGAATAAAATTTTTTGATGCAGGACATATTCTTGGAGCAGCGACAGTCGAAATAACAGTTAACAGTAAAAAAATCATATTTTCAGGAGATATCGGAAGAACAGGATACCCGATTTTGAGAGATCCTGAACCTCCTGCTGAAGCAAACTATATTGTCCTTGAATCAACCTATGGAAACAGGCTCCATAAGAGTCTTCAGGAAAGCATTACTGAACTTATTCAGGCAATTAAAGATACATTTAAAAAAGGTGGTAATGTTATTATACCGTCCTTTGCTATTGGAAGAACACAGGACCTGCTTTACATCCTCAATCGTTCAGCAAAACAAGGACTTCTAGAACCAATGGATGTTTACCTTGACAGTCCTCTTGCAGAGGAAGCAACAAAAATATATATTTCTCATCCAGAACTTTTTGATGACGAAGCATTAAGAGAGATGAGGAATCCCAAACGAAGATCGATAAGATTTCATTTTACAAAAAGTGTGGAAGAATCAAAAAAACTTAATGGAATAAAATCACATGCAATTATTATAGCTGGAAGTGGAATGTGTCAGGGTGGAAGGGTTGCATATCATCTTTCCCATAATATTAATAGAGAAGAATGCAGCATTGTATTTGTAGGATTTCAGGCAAAAGGAACATTGGGAAGAAAAATTGTTGATGGAGAAAAGGAAATTTCAATTTTTGGCAAGAGACTTCCTGTTAGGGCTAGAATTTATACAATTGGAGGCTTTTCCGCACATGCTGACAGAAATGAGCTTCTTAAATGGCTTGAAGCAGTAAAAACAAAGCCTGAAATTTTTCTAATACATGGTGAACAAGAAGTTATTGAAAGTTTCAAACAATCCATCGAAGAAAAATATGGTTTAACCTGTCATGTTCCAGAAAGACTCTCCATCTATGAACTCGGCTGA
- the murB gene encoding UDP-N-acetylmuramate dehydrogenase, with protein MKNIEKFCREKAIKYKKNELLAHYTTLRIGGRAELVTFPEEDNVLELVEVIKNEGLPYYVIGAGSNLLIRDEGFKGVIINTRKMNKISSYEDNCYYVSSGVMLSGFLSFMAEKKLSGMEGLAGIPGTIGGAVKGNAGSFGYEIKDCIDEVEVITDKMEIRVLKKQDITFQYRSSGLPESWIIRKARLRLKEDVDNQVVGRMKEFLEKKRNTQPLKERSAGCVFKNPKEQSAGYLIENAGLKGYKTGDIMVSLLHANYFINLGRGRASDFLRLVDIVKDKVLKISGIELELEIKIL; from the coding sequence ATGAAAAATATTGAAAAATTTTGCAGAGAAAAGGCAATTAAATATAAAAAAAACGAACTTCTTGCTCATTATACAACTTTAAGGATAGGAGGCAGAGCAGAGTTGGTTACATTTCCAGAGGAAGATAATGTTTTAGAATTAGTTGAAGTAATAAAAAATGAAGGACTGCCATATTATGTTATCGGTGCAGGAAGCAACTTACTTATAAGAGATGAAGGATTTAAGGGTGTAATAATTAACACAAGGAAAATGAATAAAATCTCTAGTTATGAGGATAACTGTTACTATGTTTCTTCTGGAGTGATGCTTTCAGGCTTTCTTAGTTTTATGGCGGAAAAGAAACTTTCAGGTATGGAAGGACTTGCTGGAATACCTGGAACTATCGGTGGTGCTGTAAAAGGAAATGCGGGATCATTCGGATATGAGATAAAGGACTGTATTGATGAAGTTGAAGTTATAACAGATAAGATGGAAATCAGAGTTCTAAAAAAACAGGATATTACTTTCCAGTATCGCAGTTCAGGATTACCCGAGAGCTGGATTATAAGAAAAGCCAGATTAAGACTGAAAGAGGATGTGGATAATCAGGTAGTTGGAAGGATGAAAGAGTTTCTTGAAAAAAAGAGAAACACTCAACCCTTAAAAGAACGTTCTGCTGGATGTGTGTTTAAAAATCCTAAAGAACAATCAGCAGGCTATTTAATAGAAAATGCAGGACTTAAAGGTTACAAAACAGGTGATATAATGGTAAGCTTGCTTCATGCCAATTATTTCATAAATCTGGGAAGGGGTAGGGCGTCTGATTTTTTAAGGCTTGTTGATATAGTTAAGGATAAGGTTTTGAAGATTTCTGGCATTGAACTTGAGCTTGAAATAAAGATACTGTGA
- the ftsA gene encoding cell division protein FtsA codes for MNEIVVIDIGTTKISFATGKVEDGKLEVDFLKSYPSAGLKRGKIIDMEALISSIKRSLQDIETTTGIRVKRAFVCSSGTDLEVINSNGTVRVKKKEVTAEDVDLAIEAATAMQISSDKQAVHILPVEFIVDGINGIRDPVGMKALRLEVKVYIITASSSHIQNIVTCCNKAGIDVEEVVLQSVASSEAVLTEHDREMGTLAVDIGGGSMDIAIFYDGYLRHISTYSIGGNHITNDLAIGLKIPFHEAERIKTQLGGALPDINFGSVKFKENDKAIEIVGLDKHPIKIPLSVIKEIVYARCEEILEILKKELNSVPQEISLSSAVFTGGTALMHGFISLAEGFLSMPARIGKPDTGIMAVCSELGLEESIMDRSDELEGIFSPEFSSTIGTLIYAIKTAGFQESDSGFEKMFNKISTWIKGLNPFKLL; via the coding sequence ATGAATGAAATTGTAGTAATTGATATTGGAACAACAAAGATATCATTTGCAACGGGAAAAGTTGAAGATGGAAAGTTAGAAGTTGATTTTTTGAAGAGTTATCCTTCTGCCGGGTTAAAAAGAGGGAAAATCATTGATATGGAAGCGTTAATATCCTCTATTAAAAGGTCCTTACAGGATATTGAAACTACTACAGGAATTAGAGTAAAAAGAGCTTTTGTCTGTTCATCAGGAACAGATTTAGAAGTTATAAACAGCAATGGAACTGTAAGAGTGAAGAAAAAAGAGGTAACAGCTGAAGATGTTGATCTGGCTATCGAAGCAGCTACAGCAATGCAGATTTCTTCTGATAAACAGGCTGTACATATTTTGCCAGTTGAATTTATTGTTGATGGAATAAATGGCATAAGAGATCCTGTTGGGATGAAAGCATTGAGACTTGAAGTAAAAGTGTATATCATAACAGCTTCATCGTCTCATATTCAGAATATTGTTACTTGCTGTAATAAAGCAGGCATTGATGTTGAAGAAGTTGTTCTTCAGAGTGTGGCTTCTTCTGAGGCTGTGCTTACAGAACACGACAGAGAAATGGGAACACTGGCTGTTGATATTGGTGGCGGTAGTATGGACATAGCCATATTTTATGATGGATATTTAAGGCATATTTCAACATATAGCATCGGTGGTAATCACATTACAAATGATCTTGCCATAGGATTAAAGATTCCATTTCATGAGGCAGAACGAATAAAAACTCAACTGGGCGGAGCTCTTCCTGATATTAATTTTGGCAGTGTTAAATTTAAAGAAAACGATAAAGCGATAGAGATTGTTGGACTGGATAAGCATCCTATCAAAATTCCATTGAGTGTGATAAAAGAAATAGTCTATGCAAGATGCGAGGAAATACTTGAGATTCTGAAAAAAGAGCTCAATTCCGTTCCTCAGGAGATTTCTTTATCTTCAGCGGTTTTTACGGGTGGAACAGCATTGATGCATGGTTTTATATCACTGGCTGAAGGATTTTTATCAATGCCTGCAAGAATAGGGAAGCCTGATACTGGAATAATGGCAGTTTGTTCTGAACTTGGACTGGAAGAGAGTATTATGGATAGAAGTGATGAACTTGAAGGAATTTTCAGTCCTGAATTTTCTTCAACCATAGGAACTCTTATTTATGCGATTAAAACAGCGGGCTTTCAGGAATCAGATTCAGGCTTTGAAAAAATGTTCAATAAAATCTCAACATGGATAAAGGGATTGAATCCATTTAAATTGTTATGA
- a CDS encoding radical SAM/SPASM domain-containing protein, with amino-acid sequence MNSAEYHLNKNFFLKLIEFQSLYNIKTDELYCLDEKAFQILKKIEQDEKPVQIDKELLAYCINEGILTEKPVKRIKTPLRQSPIPSLRYLELQITKRCNLKCKHCFVGETRSVDLTFEQIVTVLNEFQEMQGLRVLITGGEPLLHPDFRKVNEFVKDLALRKILFTNGVILNDEILKKLNVEEIQISIDGAKKGHEILRGKNTFDRAITALKKAIDCGFDVSVATVIHRGNLQEFDELENILKTFNIKSWTVDALTISGNLRLNKELWVSPKEAATIMNRYGFTPEDHPRKEGYGCGTHLLSVLATGKAAFCSFYEESPIGDINEGLENLWKRKKQIFLKELECTKINCQFINECRGGCRFRAKMLSGDEKAPDLFKCYQFNRLRT; translated from the coding sequence ATGAACTCGGCTGAATACCATTTAAACAAAAACTTTTTTCTGAAACTCATAGAATTCCAATCATTATATAACATAAAAACTGATGAACTTTACTGTCTTGATGAGAAAGCTTTCCAGATATTAAAAAAAATAGAACAAGATGAAAAGCCCGTCCAGATAGATAAAGAACTTCTTGCATACTGTATAAATGAAGGAATCCTTACTGAAAAACCAGTTAAAAGAATAAAAACACCTCTAAGACAATCACCTATTCCATCACTCAGATATCTTGAACTACAGATTACAAAACGATGTAACCTTAAATGCAAGCATTGTTTTGTTGGAGAAACCAGGTCTGTTGACCTTACCTTTGAACAGATTGTGACAGTTTTAAATGAATTTCAGGAAATGCAGGGTCTCAGAGTACTAATCACAGGAGGAGAGCCTCTGCTACATCCAGACTTTAGAAAAGTCAATGAGTTTGTAAAAGACCTGGCTTTAAGGAAAATACTCTTTACTAATGGAGTTATTCTAAATGATGAAATATTGAAAAAACTTAATGTTGAAGAGATTCAAATAAGCATCGATGGAGCTAAAAAGGGACATGAAATATTAAGAGGAAAAAATACATTTGATAGGGCTATAACCGCATTAAAAAAAGCTATTGATTGCGGATTCGATGTATCAGTGGCCACAGTAATTCACAGAGGAAATCTTCAGGAGTTTGACGAGCTTGAAAACATTCTTAAAACTTTTAACATCAAATCATGGACTGTTGATGCTCTCACAATCTCGGGAAATTTAAGATTAAATAAAGAATTATGGGTTTCACCCAAAGAAGCTGCAACAATCATGAACAGATACGGATTTACTCCTGAAGACCATCCAAGAAAAGAGGGATATGGATGCGGCACACATCTTCTAAGCGTGCTTGCAACAGGAAAAGCAGCGTTTTGTTCCTTTTATGAAGAAAGCCCTATAGGAGATATTAATGAAGGACTAGAAAATCTCTGGAAAAGAAAAAAGCAGATTTTTCTTAAAGAGCTTGAATGTACGAAAATAAACTGTCAATTCATTAACGAATGCAGAGGTGGTTGCAGATTCAGAGCCAAAATGTTATCCGGAGACGAAAAAGCACCTGATTTATTCAAATGTTATCAATTTAATAGGCTTCGCACTTAG
- a CDS encoding cell division protein FtsQ/DivIB, protein MIKNKKLIILIICFASVTVLSFLVFKGITIRNIVVVGNKNLSQREIRSILGIREGHSIIYPSSKTIYERLKKTPWIKDAIIRKDLNGTLTIYIKETTPVAIAMLNGRYYLVDYEAQVLEDFTDKIQNSAIFLPVIKHIDPFKNTETFHEAVNLLNFINYKGLVKADDEVIITGDDPDSLTLYINDFPIIVGKGDFEKKFAKYFVVNAEIQKRGLHVQYIDLRFPDRVVVKPVE, encoded by the coding sequence ATGATAAAAAATAAAAAATTGATAATTTTAATAATATGTTTTGCATCTGTAACAGTTTTAAGTTTTTTAGTTTTTAAGGGTATTACAATAAGGAATATCGTTGTTGTTGGTAATAAAAATCTTTCGCAGCGGGAAATCAGATCAATTTTAGGTATAAGAGAGGGGCATTCTATAATCTATCCATCATCTAAAACAATTTATGAAAGGCTTAAAAAAACACCATGGATAAAGGATGCAATCATAAGAAAAGATTTAAACGGAACTCTAACAATTTACATAAAAGAGACAACCCCAGTTGCCATTGCCATGTTAAATGGACGATATTATTTAGTTGATTATGAGGCTCAGGTTCTGGAAGATTTTACAGATAAAATCCAGAACTCAGCCATTTTTTTGCCTGTTATAAAACATATTGATCCATTTAAAAATACAGAAACCTTTCATGAAGCTGTGAACCTTCTTAATTTCATTAATTATAAGGGGTTGGTAAAGGCAGATGATGAGGTCATAATAACAGGTGACGATCCTGATAGCCTGACTCTTTATATAAATGATTTTCCTATTATAGTGGGTAAAGGAGATTTTGAAAAAAAATTTGCAAAGTACTTTGTTGTTAATGCCGAGATTCAGAAAAGGGGTTTGCATGTGCAATACATTGATTTAAGATTTCCTGATAGAGTAGTAGTAAAACCAGTAGAATAG
- a CDS encoding radical SAM protein, translating to MRKIVERIDSLLKKEHGTVFKEHGGRIKLCLVYPNIYHTGISNLGFQTVYRLFNQRRDVVCERAFLPSIDDIDEYKNGYPLISFESKTPLYNFDILAFSLCFENDYPAILQILELGKIPFYSFQRESSHPLIIAGGVLCFSNPEPVAQIFDVIFTGEAEELIDRFIEVYRLTKDSSYEKDFKQSFKREILKSDGFYVPEAYSEIYSSTGKLTGRQSIWENVPEKIKRVYCKDISDRFSYSQIVTSEAVFSDMFLIETMRGCPFRCRFCLVGHIYSPVRKASILKINEKIYEIQKVNPSRVGIIAPSITAYSELKELLKIPDIELSFTSLRADKTTIDLLKTLARSRTLTLAPETGSERLRRVIKKGVNEDDLLLIARKLSETELENLKLYFMIGLPFEKDEDIDEIVKLVKKIRNVFNRRITVSVSIFVPKPFTPFQWHRMEEYETVNERLKKLKKDTLQIKGFKLFHEVPKYSYMQGYFARADRSAISVIERVSKGENFKKIFDEVKNSFYEIKSYEDFLPWDFIEHERLTNEILWKDYEMAKCEAY from the coding sequence ATGAGAAAAATAGTTGAAAGGATTGATTCTCTTTTAAAAAAGGAACATGGCACTGTTTTTAAAGAACATGGTGGCAGGATAAAACTATGTCTTGTATATCCAAATATATATCACACAGGAATATCAAATCTTGGATTTCAAACCGTTTACAGACTTTTCAATCAAAGAAGGGATGTTGTCTGTGAAAGAGCTTTTCTGCCTTCAATAGATGATATTGATGAGTATAAGAATGGTTATCCACTGATTTCCTTTGAGTCAAAAACGCCTCTTTATAATTTTGATATCTTAGCATTCAGCCTCTGTTTTGAAAATGATTATCCAGCTATTCTTCAAATCCTTGAACTCGGTAAAATTCCTTTTTATAGTTTTCAGAGAGAGTCCTCTCATCCACTAATTATTGCAGGAGGAGTTCTGTGTTTTTCTAATCCTGAACCTGTAGCTCAAATTTTTGATGTTATATTTACTGGAGAAGCAGAAGAACTCATTGATAGATTTATTGAGGTGTACAGACTTACTAAAGATTCATCATATGAGAAGGATTTTAAGCAAAGTTTTAAAAGGGAAATCTTAAAATCTGATGGCTTTTATGTTCCTGAAGCATACAGTGAAATATATAGTTCAACAGGAAAACTCACAGGCAGACAATCAATATGGGAAAATGTTCCAGAGAAGATAAAAAGGGTTTATTGTAAGGATATTTCTGATAGATTCAGTTATTCTCAGATTGTAACTTCAGAAGCTGTATTTTCAGATATGTTTCTGATCGAAACCATGAGAGGATGCCCTTTCAGATGTAGATTCTGCCTTGTAGGACATATTTACAGCCCTGTTAGGAAAGCTTCTATTCTAAAAATAAATGAAAAAATTTATGAAATACAGAAAGTTAACCCTTCGAGAGTAGGAATAATAGCTCCATCTATTACAGCCTACAGTGAGTTAAAAGAGTTATTAAAAATTCCTGATATTGAGCTCTCATTCACTTCTTTGAGGGCGGATAAAACCACTATTGATCTTTTAAAAACTCTTGCACGCTCTAGGACTCTAACACTAGCTCCTGAAACCGGCTCTGAAAGACTGAGAAGGGTAATTAAAAAGGGAGTAAATGAGGATGATTTATTGCTTATAGCTCGCAAGCTTTCAGAAACAGAGCTTGAAAATCTCAAACTCTATTTCATGATAGGGCTACCATTTGAAAAAGATGAAGATATTGATGAAATAGTAAAACTTGTTAAAAAAATTCGCAATGTATTTAATCGTAGAATAACAGTAAGTGTTAGTATATTTGTTCCAAAGCCGTTTACACCATTTCAATGGCATAGAATGGAAGAATATGAGACAGTAAACGAAAGACTGAAAAAATTAAAAAAGGATACACTTCAGATTAAGGGATTCAAGCTTTTTCATGAAGTTCCTAAATACTCTTACATGCAGGGTTATTTTGCAAGGGCTGACAGAAGCGCTATCTCTGTTATTGAAAGAGTTTCAAAGGGTGAAAATTTTAAAAAGATCTTTGATGAAGTGAAGAACAGTTTCTATGAAATTAAATCATATGAAGACTTTCTTCCATGGGATTTTATTGAACATGAAAGATTAACCAATGAGATTCTCTGGAAGGACTATGAAATGGCTAAGTGCGAAGCCTATTAA
- the ftsZ gene encoding cell division protein FtsZ, whose translation MFEIEEVERPIAKIKVIGVGGAGTNAVNTMISSGIYGVEFIAVNTDIQHLDISLAPVKVQIGKELTKGLGAGSEPELGKKSAIEDKDTLISCIEGSDLVFITAGMGGGTGTGAAPVIASLAKELGILTVAVVTKPFYFEGKKRLHNAVVGIKELKKYVDTIIIIPNDRIHMVVEKGTPLVKSFAIANDILRQAVQGISDLILSPGFINRDFADVKTVIQNSGKAVIGLGTCIKDEGAIEAARRAINNPLLEETSIEGARRILINITGGFDLTLDEVQEIAGAVFDVAHEDANIIFGTVIKSEIQNEIYVTVIATGFEDKAEEIQLSSTEKWMPKNNHISLKETKRIIAKDIKSFSLFHHSEPVSNSSVNQASNTSNHPDSEIIPAPDQAVDENTDARSAFIEENPKIQKDDSEEPVRVLQEPSKEIPPEIDDEMDIPAYLRKKHRMVDEKNS comes from the coding sequence ATGTTTGAAATTGAGGAGGTAGAAAGACCTATAGCAAAAATTAAAGTTATAGGTGTTGGTGGTGCAGGAACAAACGCTGTAAATACAATGATTTCTTCAGGAATATATGGTGTGGAGTTCATAGCTGTTAATACAGATATTCAACATCTTGATATATCGTTGGCTCCTGTTAAAGTGCAGATTGGCAAGGAGCTTACAAAAGGTCTCGGAGCTGGTTCAGAACCGGAGCTTGGAAAGAAATCAGCCATTGAGGATAAAGACACACTTATCTCGTGTATAGAGGGATCTGATTTAGTTTTTATAACTGCTGGAATGGGTGGAGGCACTGGAACCGGTGCTGCACCTGTGATTGCTTCTTTAGCAAAAGAGCTTGGTATACTCACAGTTGCTGTTGTTACAAAGCCGTTTTATTTTGAGGGCAAAAAGAGACTGCACAATGCTGTTGTTGGGATAAAGGAGCTAAAAAAATATGTTGACACAATTATTATAATTCCAAATGACAGAATTCATATGGTTGTTGAAAAAGGTACTCCTCTTGTAAAATCATTTGCAATTGCCAATGATATTTTAAGACAGGCTGTGCAGGGAATCTCTGACCTTATCCTCAGTCCTGGATTTATTAACAGAGACTTTGCAGATGTTAAAACTGTTATTCAAAATTCAGGAAAAGCTGTTATAGGTCTTGGAACATGCATAAAGGACGAAGGAGCCATTGAAGCAGCCCGCAGAGCAATCAATAATCCTTTACTTGAAGAAACATCAATTGAAGGTGCCAGGAGAATTCTTATTAATATTACAGGTGGTTTTGACCTCACACTTGACGAAGTTCAGGAAATTGCTGGAGCAGTATTTGATGTTGCCCATGAAGATGCAAATATAATATTTGGAACAGTTATAAAATCAGAGATACAAAACGAAATATATGTTACAGTTATTGCAACAGGCTTTGAAGATAAGGCTGAAGAAATACAGTTAAGTTCAACTGAGAAGTGGATGCCTAAAAATAACCATATTTCTTTGAAAGAGACAAAGAGAATCATCGCAAAAGATATCAAGTCTTTTTCCTTATTCCATCACTCTGAGCCAGTTTCTAATTCTTCTGTAAATCAGGCATCAAATACTAGTAATCACCCAGATTCAGAAATTATTCCAGCTCCTGATCAAGCAGTGGATGAAAATACTGATGCCAGATCAGCCTTTATTGAAGAAAATCCAAAAATACAAAAGGATGACTCTGAAGAGCCTGTGAGAGTTCTTCAGGAGCCTTCAAAGGAAATACCTCCTGAGATTGATGATGAAATGGATATTCCTGCTTATTTGAGAAAAAAGCATCGAATGGTTGATGAGAAAAATAGTTGA
- a CDS encoding D-alanine--D-alanine ligase, translating into MKVGVIAGGISSEREVSLRSGHAVFNALVELGYNTVFIDADEDLCKEIKKEKIDVAFLVLHGGWGENGAVQGMLEVMGIPYTGSGVLASALAMDKEATKKVFLYHSIPVPPFVVVHRDDYPEPPFMPCVVKPSREGSSVGVTIVRNDNEFRAALDEAFRYGERIIIEKFIEGKEIHIGVLGDKVLGGVEIRPKKGFYSYEAKYTRGLTDYILPPEIDNTLYEKLKDLGLNAHRALGCKGGTRIDMIVDSSGNGYVLEVNTIPGMTETSLLPKIASLCGYDFKTLVQEILKLAVKDDKK; encoded by the coding sequence ATGAAGGTAGGAGTGATAGCAGGAGGCATTTCATCAGAGAGAGAGGTTTCTCTAAGAAGTGGCCATGCTGTATTTAATGCTCTTGTAGAGCTTGGATATAATACTGTATTCATAGATGCAGATGAGGATCTCTGCAAAGAGATAAAAAAAGAAAAGATTGATGTGGCTTTCCTGGTTCTTCATGGAGGATGGGGAGAAAATGGAGCAGTTCAGGGAATGCTCGAGGTTATGGGAATTCCTTACACGGGTTCGGGTGTTCTTGCTTCAGCTCTGGCGATGGACAAGGAAGCAACAAAAAAAGTTTTTCTCTATCATAGCATACCTGTTCCACCATTTGTGGTTGTTCATAGAGATGATTATCCGGAGCCTCCTTTTATGCCATGCGTTGTAAAGCCTTCTCGTGAAGGTTCTTCTGTTGGAGTAACTATTGTGAGGAATGATAATGAGTTTAGGGCTGCTCTTGATGAAGCTTTCAGATATGGAGAAAGAATAATTATAGAAAAGTTTATTGAAGGGAAAGAGATACATATTGGAGTTCTTGGAGATAAGGTTTTAGGAGGGGTTGAGATAAGGCCAAAGAAAGGCTTTTACAGTTATGAAGCAAAATATACTAGAGGTCTGACTGATTACATACTTCCTCCCGAGATCGATAATACATTATATGAAAAGTTGAAAGATCTCGGCTTAAATGCTCACAGAGCTCTTGGATGTAAAGGAGGCACAAGGATTGATATGATTGTTGACAGCTCTGGCAATGGATATGTGCTTGAGGTTAATACTATTCCCGGAATGACAGAAACATCGCTTTTACCAAAAATTGCTTCTCTGTGTGGATATGATTTTAAAACTCTGGTACAGGAGATTTTAAAACTGGCAGTGAAAGATGATAAAAAATAA